The proteins below are encoded in one region of Paenibacillus albus:
- a CDS encoding DUF5054 domain-containing protein, which translates to MNNIRKVHVVFKTHLDIGFTDLASNVIDQYFHSFIPGALDLAEQLGQEQGGAKFVWTTGSWLIHEYLKAASPAQRSRLENAIAAGTIVWHGLPFTTHTELMDPALLEHGLSISRKLDEKYGKRTISAKMTDVPGHTIGMVPYLAKNDIQFLHLGVNYASTKPSVPDVFVWRANDGSEVIVNYAGSYGNMTIVEGLDEALYFAHTNDNMGPPSASSIHELYERLSEQFPNAAIVASTMDAFASKLIALKDQFPVVTEEIGDSWIHGVASDPLKIAQYRELLKLRDKWNGEGRLDTGSQEYADFCEQLMLVPEHTWGMDEKTHLTDFKHYSVQDFHAARQDDIVKKDVIPARYAGYFGIYGGDPHHIGTDARKSFSLYESSWQEQRDYINSAIAALSKDKQDEARTALVALTPRESIAGGHEFDIDQEQRLGCFTVQFERDGSIVKLVDAKGKAWVDKKHPIGVYEYETFGVDTYNNWFRDYVVNWAETCSWSEPDFGKPGIEFVDPRPEHKRFSPRVREAAVRNDAQYDEVCLQLSMSDEASQTYGAPKKLQIRYRFFKDTKRIEVELDWFDKQANRLPEASWFSFALHVDNPNLWKMDKLGERVSPLHVVKNGNRSLHAVGTGVYYEGSDGGVELLTSDACVLAPGEKRMLQFNQQFATLEGGMHFNLHNNVWGTNFRMWFEDDMKFRFSLELK; encoded by the coding sequence ATGAACAATATTCGTAAGGTTCATGTCGTGTTTAAAACGCATCTGGATATCGGATTTACGGATTTGGCCAGCAACGTAATTGATCAATATTTTCATTCGTTTATTCCCGGGGCGCTTGATCTGGCAGAGCAATTGGGGCAGGAGCAAGGTGGTGCCAAGTTCGTCTGGACAACGGGCTCTTGGCTCATTCATGAATATTTGAAAGCAGCAAGTCCAGCGCAGCGAAGCCGCTTGGAAAATGCAATTGCTGCCGGTACAATCGTGTGGCACGGATTGCCGTTTACGACGCATACCGAGCTGATGGATCCGGCGCTGCTCGAGCATGGCTTGTCGATCTCGCGCAAGCTGGATGAGAAGTACGGCAAGCGTACGATTAGCGCCAAGATGACGGACGTCCCGGGCCATACGATAGGCATGGTCCCTTATTTGGCGAAGAATGATATTCAATTTCTGCATCTCGGCGTCAATTATGCTTCCACAAAGCCAAGTGTTCCGGATGTCTTCGTATGGAGAGCAAACGATGGCTCGGAAGTCATCGTTAACTATGCGGGCAGCTACGGGAACATGACGATTGTTGAGGGCTTGGATGAAGCTCTGTATTTCGCGCATACGAACGATAATATGGGACCGCCATCGGCAAGCAGTATTCACGAGCTGTACGAACGGCTGTCCGAGCAGTTCCCGAACGCAGCTATCGTTGCCTCAACAATGGATGCTTTTGCGAGCAAGCTTATTGCTTTGAAGGATCAATTCCCCGTCGTGACCGAAGAAATCGGCGATTCATGGATTCATGGCGTGGCCTCCGATCCGCTAAAGATCGCCCAGTATCGGGAATTGCTGAAGCTGCGCGACAAGTGGAACGGCGAAGGGCGATTGGATACTGGCAGTCAAGAATATGCCGACTTCTGCGAGCAGCTAATGCTTGTTCCCGAGCATACGTGGGGTATGGACGAGAAGACGCATTTGACCGATTTCAAGCATTATTCGGTTCAAGACTTCCATGCAGCTAGGCAGGATGATATCGTCAAGAAAGATGTAATCCCAGCGAGATATGCAGGCTACTTCGGCATTTATGGCGGTGACCCGCACCACATCGGAACGGATGCTCGCAAGAGCTTCAGTCTATACGAAAGCTCGTGGCAAGAGCAGCGGGATTATATTAACAGTGCGATAGCCGCGCTGTCCAAAGACAAGCAAGACGAGGCGAGAACAGCGCTTGTAGCGCTGACCCCGAGGGAATCGATTGCTGGTGGGCACGAATTCGATATCGATCAGGAGCAGCGATTAGGCTGCTTCACCGTCCAATTCGAACGTGACGGCTCGATCGTAAAGCTCGTTGATGCGAAGGGAAAAGCATGGGTCGACAAGAAGCATCCGATCGGGGTCTACGAGTATGAAACGTTCGGAGTAGATACTTATAATAATTGGTTCAGAGATTACGTAGTCAATTGGGCTGAAACATGCTCCTGGTCGGAGCCTGACTTTGGCAAGCCAGGCATAGAGTTCGTGGATCCGAGACCGGAGCACAAACGGTTTTCTCCACGAGTTCGTGAAGCTGCGGTACGGAATGACGCGCAATATGATGAGGTTTGCTTGCAGTTGAGTATGAGTGATGAAGCCTCGCAAACGTATGGCGCACCTAAGAAACTGCAAATTCGCTATCGTTTCTTCAAGGACACGAAGCGCATTGAGGTCGAGCTGGATTGGTTCGATAAGCAGGCAAACAGACTGCCGGAAGCCAGCTGGTTCTCGTTCGCGCTGCATGTTGACAACCCGAATCTGTGGAAGATGGATAAGCTAGGCGAGAGGGTATCGCCGCTTCATGTGGTGAAGAACGGCAATCGCAGCCTGCATGCCGTGGGTACGGGTGTGTATTACGAAGGCAGCGACGGTGGCGTTGAGCTATTAACATCGGACGCATGCGTTCTAGCACCTGGAGAAAAACGGATGCTGCAGTTCAATCAGCAGTTCGCTACGCTAGAGGGCGGCATGCATTTCAACTTGCATAATAATGTATGGGGAACGAACTTCCGCATGTGGTTTGAAGATGACATGAAGTTCAGATTCTCGCTTGAATTGAAATAA